Proteins found in one Paenibacillus sp. genomic segment:
- a CDS encoding Ig-like domain-containing protein gives MVGLLLLSSMITELVAPWGSTKAGVYDQNDVQAPYLLPAANANGEQKRIIEVYNSREAKPKVEMYQLNDRSFKADFAEKPSEYIAFGGYDGTKDYPEVFSISNWKLDMTPYKPITPWSDKTGKEYYEADLNTFGVADADYTPFGSVYIGSNAVPDNKHLTINIETQGNKSTSNEPFSSGNRITVEPHSVKRLVTYDIDMMVYWKGQVITTKTLNASTTKTSLTIGETSASTATVTTTGYQASGGPVDVNNNTATTTWSSSNSAVAEVNSASGRITAKSVGSATITVRWTREDEYGLKWDVYRSFTVTVGSGTGGGGGEPPPPTGSITGDFTVSPNTIAYRDSFSVKPTTITDNGCTYLKHHYKFERDGASVEKRDYVGKTLTTTYSYSNYPSTIGVGTVYVYMKFVGTCGESEWIGPKTLSVTGPASNNPPSFQIGFVKPSDPTVPVFKVIEGTTLNLVYIVDPRVPTPRDPDGDPLEFRGFDFSESSAWAKTIPQNYSQSSEGYYGIVMNGRGFHNNIKATMCDPFGACTTRTTSIEVVPPNPIPIINGPDEVVEGRPLPSEFSSSASYSPVGRPIDHSRDEWTNKKSVYTTPGTEIISLHVYDSIGLKSEQPATKTLTVKPDRPPVNVLEYNSPGVRNATTTFKDASYSPDGDTIVRREITYRYDRDNDGDFNEETVYIASVSNNTFSITPNRVGKYQIRLYTEENWGRNTTTYHVFEVVNDGPLVSFEISSQVTEPVPVPTVPIANSTFVNSSDWTNSTISESNIPKSWKVNTRTGGLSHIPSIYKYNADITGPAPGATVNSLQWETEDYVIYLGEGYYRTPSSGVIGANPYKALVYTRNGSVYRTYRRADYLSGGMPFEESTVWKKPYPVDNEGYGQYVRFSAGSTNAGWLDAGATSDISKPTTGAYQVFNWYNHESPYYSYGASWLDNKVWLGMPDAYLKYHSLQTTGFYTVFDPENGQQSEYANPTGVHPNSAPRFWPRSDGRYFFYNGKVYSIPGMQLIQSLPTGGAIGRWGNYLLVNNYGNLEGYYWNSNGTLSLLWIINNHNGNLNYYSYNAVANLDNSGYLYVADRADRNLKRLKITNGSLETVGNLSKVWNTGYATPVLAGDGAVIVRAEWNYSPRKGLVYDASRPELQGALGSQQQLLGKVHLQNAAYNFRIQFNKLTNDRLYSGFSFHAQDHANMYRVELNGERIRLVRVQGGNRAVLSSANYSIAEGALTNVKVQVLDRTIKVYVNGVPVIERYDTTFISGVFGPYSEIPKTEFYNVSYTDLTALSTVSNVQNVAIVGQSVQYSTTVTDTENDPLVPALTQWTYFKIQEKFLDAGDGRSGWSGLHGQTYVSPQLVFDKVGVFEVRYTGVDDPHPDYRYPSSQFGAYRKNSNTSTRQVIVHRIPTVDYDLYLRPDGTVGWTDRSHDKDRWLNDWTYSTEPTGINYAATKGILEKKFYYVTPSGQTVNEKLVVPKEGGTFTVGMAVRDEYGAWSPFLERSITVPGPATPNDPPVAGFTVSTFGTHRGAPVGINSTAWDREDGPRENLAHEYYIGNTAGGQETLQSNSRTYWEKTFNSLGTFRIRQVVTDSLGQLSQASTNVTIYNRLPIVSISSPASQDPNNPNVIDVTRPTFTWTYTDPDGDPQAKYQIRIYRYGGILEYDSGIRTGTAVSWSSVSDLPEHTNLYVQIRSSDGEESAGFGWSDWSTPRYFRIVTNKPPVADFEWTPNPAWEGDTVMLIDRSTDSDNQPLSYSWSIAGPNGYTRSFSSKAASIQGTDTRNRTGAYTVTLTVTDPYGAADSVSRTIMVGDLDIVGQVSHTPEWEAYRQAWNEKFPNQARAPSDFWAGEAFVLGADVTNTAGSGTKPTRVTAELVQTGDKRDLISGDRVRYSGTMAEERHADTLNDGSYTMRFTVEWNNGHVEIDDVPFNVRGHMLDVIVQQQRL, from the coding sequence GTGGTTGGCCTGCTTCTCCTCTCCTCGATGATCACGGAATTGGTGGCGCCGTGGGGATCTACGAAGGCTGGCGTTTATGACCAAAATGACGTGCAAGCCCCGTATTTGTTACCCGCAGCTAACGCCAATGGCGAACAAAAGCGAATTATTGAGGTGTATAACTCTAGGGAAGCGAAACCGAAAGTAGAAATGTACCAACTTAATGATCGGAGCTTTAAAGCCGATTTTGCTGAAAAACCTAGCGAATATATTGCTTTTGGGGGATACGACGGAACGAAGGACTATCCCGAGGTATTCTCTATCTCAAACTGGAAACTGGACATGACTCCATATAAGCCTATAACGCCGTGGAGCGATAAGACTGGGAAAGAATATTACGAAGCTGATCTTAATACGTTCGGGGTGGCCGACGCAGACTATACGCCATTCGGCAGCGTCTATATAGGCAGCAATGCGGTGCCGGACAATAAGCATCTCACGATCAACATCGAAACACAGGGGAATAAATCTACAAGTAATGAACCGTTTAGTTCGGGCAATAGGATTACGGTGGAGCCTCACAGCGTTAAGCGCCTCGTGACATATGACATCGACATGATGGTGTACTGGAAAGGGCAAGTCATCACGACCAAGACATTGAACGCCTCGACGACAAAAACATCCCTTACGATCGGGGAAACGTCCGCATCGACGGCTACGGTTACGACGACCGGCTACCAAGCGAGCGGCGGACCGGTGGATGTGAACAACAATACGGCAACCACGACGTGGAGCAGCAGCAACAGCGCCGTTGCGGAAGTGAACTCGGCCAGCGGGCGGATCACGGCCAAAAGCGTGGGCTCGGCGACCATTACAGTGCGTTGGACAAGGGAGGATGAATACGGCCTAAAATGGGATGTTTATCGTTCCTTCACTGTTACTGTCGGAAGCGGCACCGGTGGTGGTGGAGGCGAACCCCCGCCCCCAACAGGAAGCATCACAGGAGATTTCACGGTGAGTCCAAATACAATTGCCTATCGCGATTCATTTTCCGTCAAGCCAACAACGATCACCGATAATGGTTGTACCTATCTCAAGCATCATTACAAGTTTGAACGCGATGGGGCAAGCGTAGAGAAGCGCGATTACGTTGGAAAGACCTTAACAACGACCTATTCGTACAGCAATTACCCTAGCACCATTGGGGTAGGCACGGTTTACGTATACATGAAGTTCGTCGGTACGTGCGGGGAAAGCGAGTGGATCGGACCCAAAACCTTGTCAGTCACGGGCCCGGCATCCAACAATCCACCGAGCTTTCAAATCGGGTTTGTGAAGCCAAGTGACCCTACGGTGCCCGTATTTAAAGTTATCGAGGGAACAACGCTAAATCTCGTATACATTGTGGATCCAAGAGTGCCAACGCCGCGGGATCCGGATGGGGACCCTCTTGAGTTTAGGGGCTTCGATTTTTCGGAGAGCAGCGCTTGGGCAAAGACGATCCCTCAAAATTATTCTCAGTCCTCCGAGGGTTATTACGGAATCGTGATGAATGGGCGAGGCTTTCATAACAATATCAAGGCGACGATGTGCGACCCGTTCGGCGCTTGCACGACCCGTACAACGAGCATTGAAGTCGTGCCCCCGAACCCAATTCCGATCATCAATGGTCCGGATGAAGTCGTCGAGGGGCGGCCGTTGCCGAGTGAATTTTCCTCTTCTGCCAGTTACAGTCCGGTAGGGAGACCGATCGACCATTCGCGGGATGAGTGGACGAATAAGAAAAGCGTCTACACAACGCCGGGAACGGAGATCATTTCGCTGCACGTGTATGACTCTATCGGACTGAAATCGGAGCAGCCGGCCACAAAAACGTTGACGGTAAAACCGGACAGGCCGCCTGTCAACGTGCTCGAGTACAATTCGCCGGGCGTCCGCAATGCAACGACGACGTTCAAAGATGCATCCTACTCGCCCGACGGCGATACCATTGTAAGGAGGGAAATAACGTACCGTTACGACCGGGACAACGATGGAGATTTCAACGAAGAGACAGTTTACATAGCTTCGGTGTCCAACAACACGTTTTCCATCACGCCAAACAGGGTGGGGAAATATCAGATTCGTCTTTACACAGAAGAGAATTGGGGCAGAAACACGACCACGTACCATGTGTTCGAAGTGGTGAACGATGGTCCTTTGGTGAGCTTTGAAATCTCGTCCCAAGTGACCGAGCCGGTCCCCGTTCCGACGGTACCGATCGCCAATAGTACGTTTGTGAACTCCTCGGACTGGACGAACTCCACCATCTCGGAATCTAATATCCCGAAGAGCTGGAAGGTGAATACTAGAACGGGCGGCTTGAGCCATATTCCGTCAATTTATAAGTACAATGCGGACATTACCGGTCCGGCGCCGGGGGCAACGGTAAACTCTCTACAATGGGAAACTGAGGACTATGTTATTTATCTCGGCGAAGGGTACTACAGGACTCCAAGCAGCGGAGTGATCGGTGCTAATCCGTATAAAGCTTTGGTTTACACTCGTAACGGCTCTGTGTACCGAACATACCGTAGAGCGGATTACTTATCGGGCGGAATGCCATTCGAAGAATCGACTGTATGGAAAAAGCCATACCCGGTGGATAACGAAGGTTACGGTCAGTATGTCAGGTTTAGCGCGGGCAGCACAAACGCAGGGTGGCTAGATGCAGGCGCAACTTCGGATATCTCTAAACCGACAACGGGGGCATACCAAGTATTTAATTGGTATAACCACGAATCGCCTTACTACAGTTACGGTGCATCTTGGCTGGACAATAAGGTGTGGCTCGGTATGCCTGACGCTTACTTGAAATATCATTCGTTGCAAACAACCGGATTTTATACGGTATTCGACCCGGAAAACGGCCAACAATCGGAGTATGCGAACCCAACCGGAGTGCATCCGAATAGCGCGCCCCGATTTTGGCCGCGGTCGGACGGAAGATACTTTTTCTACAATGGAAAAGTGTACAGCATCCCGGGAATGCAGCTCATTCAATCGCTCCCCACCGGAGGGGCTATCGGGCGATGGGGAAATTACCTGCTAGTGAATAATTACGGAAATCTGGAAGGTTACTACTGGAATAGCAACGGCACGTTGTCCCTGCTCTGGATTATTAACAATCATAACGGCAACCTGAACTACTACTCTTATAATGCGGTAGCGAACTTAGATAACAGCGGCTATCTATACGTTGCGGATCGGGCGGACCGTAACCTGAAACGGCTCAAAATCACGAACGGGAGTTTGGAGACGGTCGGCAACCTATCGAAGGTTTGGAACACGGGATACGCGACACCCGTTCTAGCTGGTGACGGAGCTGTCATTGTGCGTGCAGAGTGGAATTATAGCCCTCGGAAGGGGCTGGTCTACGACGCAAGCAGACCGGAACTTCAAGGTGCGCTAGGATCGCAGCAGCAGCTTCTTGGGAAAGTTCATCTTCAAAATGCTGCTTATAACTTCAGGATCCAATTTAATAAGCTAACGAACGATCGGCTGTATTCTGGTTTTTCGTTCCATGCGCAAGACCACGCCAACATGTACCGGGTGGAATTGAATGGGGAACGTATCAGGTTGGTTAGGGTGCAGGGCGGAAACCGAGCCGTGTTATCCTCGGCGAATTACAGCATCGCCGAAGGAGCGCTGACAAACGTAAAGGTTCAAGTATTGGATAGAACCATCAAGGTTTACGTGAATGGTGTGCCAGTAATTGAAAGGTACGACACGACGTTCATATCCGGGGTCTTCGGACCGTATTCCGAAATTCCGAAGACGGAGTTCTACAACGTTTCCTACACCGATTTAACGGCGCTAAGCACGGTTTCCAACGTCCAAAATGTAGCGATTGTCGGACAGTCTGTTCAGTATTCCACAACGGTAACCGATACGGAAAACGACCCGCTCGTTCCCGCCCTAACCCAGTGGACATACTTTAAGATTCAGGAGAAATTTCTTGACGCAGGGGACGGAAGGTCCGGCTGGTCGGGGCTGCACGGCCAAACCTACGTTTCGCCGCAGCTCGTGTTCGACAAGGTCGGCGTTTTCGAGGTGAGGTATACCGGAGTGGACGATCCGCATCCGGACTACCGTTACCCGTCTAGCCAATTCGGCGCCTACCGTAAAAATTCAAATACATCGACTCGGCAGGTGATTGTGCATCGAATCCCGACAGTGGATTACGACCTCTACTTAAGGCCGGACGGAACGGTTGGATGGACGGATCGAAGTCACGACAAAGACCGATGGTTAAACGACTGGACATACTCTACGGAACCAACAGGCATTAATTACGCTGCAACGAAAGGGATCCTTGAGAAAAAGTTTTATTATGTCACGCCGTCGGGACAAACGGTGAATGAAAAGCTCGTCGTGCCCAAGGAGGGAGGGACGTTCACTGTCGGAATGGCGGTCCGGGATGAGTACGGGGCTTGGAGTCCGTTCCTAGAGCGTAGCATCACGGTACCGGGACCCGCAACGCCGAACGACCCGCCCGTCGCAGGCTTCACGGTCAGCACGTTCGGGACGCATCGAGGAGCTCCGGTAGGGATCAATTCCACGGCATGGGACAGGGAAGATGGGCCGAGGGAGAACCTAGCTCACGAATACTACATCGGAAACACGGCAGGCGGTCAAGAGACGTTGCAAAGCAACTCACGCACTTATTGGGAAAAAACATTCAATTCTCTTGGTACGTTTAGGATTCGGCAGGTCGTAACGGACTCGTTGGGACAACTATCGCAAGCCTCGACGAACGTGACGATTTATAACCGACTGCCGATCGTAAGCATCTCGTCGCCGGCCAGTCAAGATCCGAACAATCCGAATGTGATCGATGTGACCCGTCCGACGTTTACTTGGACGTATACGGACCCTGACGGAGACCCCCAAGCCAAGTACCAGATTCGGATTTACCGTTACGGAGGCATACTCGAATACGACTCCGGGATAAGGACGGGAACGGCAGTATCGTGGTCATCCGTTTCTGATCTCCCGGAACATACCAACTTGTACGTGCAGATCAGATCAAGTGACGGGGAAGAGAGTGCCGGCTTCGGCTGGAGCGATTGGAGCACGCCGCGCTACTTCCGCATCGTCACGAATAAGCCGCCGGTGGCCGATTTCGAGTGGACGCCAAACCCGGCTTGGGAGGGCGACACCGTGATGTTGATCGATCGGTCGACGGATTCCGACAATCAGCCGCTCTCTTACTCGTGGAGCATCGCCGGACCTAACGGTTATACGAGAAGTTTCAGTTCGAAGGCAGCCTCGATTCAAGGAACCGACACGCGAAACCGAACGGGTGCGTACACCGTGACTTTAACCGTAACAGATCCCTATGGTGCGGCCGATAGCGTCTCGAGAACGATCATGGTAGGAGACTTGGACATTGTGGGACAAGTTTCGCATACCCCCGAATGGGAGGCGTACCGGCAAGCTTGGAACGAGAAATTTCCGAACCAGGCTAGGGCGCCGTCCGATTTTTGGGCGGGCGAGGCATTCGTGCTGGGGGCGGACGTAACGAATACGGCCGGAAGCGGGACGAAGCCGACCCGCGTGACAGCGGAACTGGTGCAAACGGGGGATAAAAGGGATCTGATCTCTGGGGATCGGGTTCGGTACTCGGGAACGATGGCGGAGGAAAGACATGCAGACACGTTGAATGACGGTTCGTATACGATGCGGTTTACGGTCGAATGGAACAACGGGCATGTAGAAATCGACGATGTGCCGTTCAACGTGCGAGGTCATATGCTTGATGTGATCGTGCAGCAGCAACGGCTGTGA
- a CDS encoding glycosyltransferase family 4 protein gives MHGTILHFATELGSRAVGGAGTLIDELRRSSARNVGFVCLGPRSNASNACPREPDVVFADFYEMDVLNRLEFDMAVFHDYSLAYLADASFLQGRPLVFVVHSVPTTEPWSLLDPYGGHAGIARAFERLCDAACFIVCVSDAERGKLLLLYPDLEPKTRVIRNGFSAFADQPIRLRPRRTTFGFLGRADARKGLRELVRAFAAVPGKLRIACGEEDAEYARSVRDDIGRLRLGGRASWEGRVRPADKLAFLRSLDALVVPSRWEPFGYVALEALRAGIPPLVSRQGGLLEIVGTDYPYAFDPSSESAIAACLRAFLNDPLERVHAAVEQARRHAAPLTAERMAEAYAALLHEPVNSGAVPKGRRYAALGSAPPPVPGQASVTPKPLGAAND, from the coding sequence TTGCATGGTACTATACTCCATTTCGCCACCGAACTCGGCTCTCGCGCCGTCGGCGGCGCCGGCACCTTGATCGACGAACTTCGACGCAGCTCCGCCCGGAACGTCGGTTTCGTTTGCCTCGGTCCTAGATCGAATGCCTCCAACGCCTGCCCCCGTGAACCGGACGTAGTATTCGCGGATTTCTACGAGATGGACGTGCTGAACCGGCTTGAATTCGACATGGCGGTATTCCATGACTATTCGCTCGCGTACTTGGCCGATGCCTCGTTTTTGCAGGGGCGCCCGCTCGTCTTCGTCGTTCACTCCGTGCCGACGACGGAGCCTTGGAGCCTGCTGGACCCGTACGGCGGTCACGCCGGCATCGCCCGCGCCTTCGAGCGGCTGTGCGACGCGGCGTGCTTCATCGTCTGCGTCTCCGACGCCGAACGCGGCAAGCTGCTGCTGTTGTACCCCGACCTCGAGCCGAAGACGCGCGTCATCCGCAACGGCTTCTCCGCCTTCGCGGATCAGCCGATCCGCCTCCGGCCGCGGCGCACGACGTTCGGGTTTCTCGGCCGCGCCGACGCGCGCAAAGGGCTCCGCGAGCTCGTTCGCGCTTTCGCCGCCGTGCCCGGGAAGCTGCGCATCGCCTGCGGCGAAGAAGACGCCGAATACGCCCGATCGGTGCGGGACGACATCGGGCGGCTTCGGCTCGGCGGCCGGGCGAGTTGGGAAGGGCGCGTCCGCCCGGCGGACAAGCTCGCCTTCCTCCGTTCGCTGGACGCCCTCGTCGTCCCCTCCCGCTGGGAGCCGTTCGGCTACGTCGCCCTCGAGGCGCTCCGCGCCGGCATCCCTCCGCTCGTCAGCCGACAAGGCGGCCTGCTCGAAATCGTCGGGACGGACTACCCGTACGCGTTCGACCCTTCAAGCGAATCGGCGATCGCGGCGTGCCTCCGCGCGTTCCTGAACGATCCGCTCGAGCGCGTGCACGCCGCCGTCGAACAAGCGAGGCGTCACGCCGCACCGCTAACCGCCGAACGAATGGCGGAGGCGTACGCCGCGCTGCTGCACGAGCCCGTAAATTCAGGCGCGGTCCCGAAAGGAAGAAGATACGCCGCGCTTGGCAGCGCTCCGCCTCCCGTTCCCGGCCAAGCGTCCGTCACCCCTAAGCCATTGGGCGCCGCGAACGACTAA
- the uvrB gene encoding excinuclease ABC subunit UvrB, whose protein sequence is MRGIQPLDKKFELVSDFTPQGDQPKAIDRLVEGVLAGKKYQTLLGATGTGKTFTIAHTIARLNRPTLVMAHNKTLAAQLCSEFKEFFPNNAVEYFVSYYDYYQPEAYVPATDLYIEKDASTNEEIDKLRHSATSALFERRDVIIVASVSCIYGLGSPNEYGDLVLSLRVGTERPRNEILHKLVDIQYQRNDFNFARGTFRVRGDVVEIFPASTHEKAIRVELFGDEIERITEIDVLTGEIIGEREHVAIYPASHFVTHEENMKRALVNIEQELEERLAELRAQGKLLEAQRLEQRTRYDLEMMREVGFCSGIENYSGPLTFRPRGATPYTLFDYFPDDMLIVMDESHVSLPQVRSMYNGDRARKEVLVDHGFRLPSALDNRPLKFEEFEEKIKQIIFVSATPGPYELEHCPEVVEQIIRPTGLVDPIIEVRPTKGQIDDLIGEIRDRIAKDERVLVTTLTKKMSEDLTDYMKEIGIKVRYLHSDIKTLERMQILRDLRLGVFHVLIGINLLREGLDLPEVSLVAILDADKEGFLRAERSLIQTIGRAARNADGRVIMYGDKITDSMAKAIQETERRRTIQLAYNEKHGITPQTIRKKVRDVIEATKVAETKSNYLAEVKTEKMSKKDRAAVIERLEQEMKQAAKDLQFERAAELRDAILELKAQG, encoded by the coding sequence ATGCGCGGAATACAACCGCTAGATAAAAAATTCGAGCTCGTATCGGACTTTACGCCGCAGGGCGACCAGCCCAAGGCGATCGACCGATTGGTCGAGGGCGTGCTGGCGGGTAAAAAATACCAGACGCTGCTCGGCGCCACCGGTACCGGGAAGACGTTCACGATCGCGCATACGATTGCGCGCCTGAACCGACCGACGCTGGTGATGGCGCACAACAAGACGCTCGCGGCGCAGCTGTGCAGCGAGTTCAAGGAGTTTTTCCCGAACAACGCCGTGGAATACTTCGTCAGTTATTACGATTATTATCAACCGGAAGCGTACGTACCCGCAACCGATTTATACATCGAGAAGGACGCTAGCACGAACGAGGAGATCGACAAGCTGCGTCACTCTGCGACCAGCGCCTTGTTCGAACGCCGCGACGTCATTATCGTTGCGAGCGTTTCTTGCATTTACGGCCTCGGTTCGCCGAACGAGTACGGCGACCTCGTGTTAAGCCTGCGCGTCGGCACCGAACGGCCCCGCAACGAAATTTTGCACAAGCTCGTCGACATTCAATACCAGCGCAACGACTTCAATTTCGCGCGCGGCACGTTCCGAGTGCGGGGCGACGTCGTCGAGATTTTCCCGGCGTCGACGCACGAGAAGGCGATTCGCGTCGAGCTGTTCGGCGACGAGATCGAGCGCATTACCGAAATCGACGTGCTGACCGGCGAAATAATCGGGGAGCGGGAGCATGTCGCGATTTACCCGGCGTCCCACTTCGTCACGCACGAAGAGAACATGAAGCGGGCGCTCGTCAACATCGAGCAAGAGCTGGAAGAGCGGCTCGCCGAGCTGCGGGCGCAGGGCAAGTTGCTCGAAGCGCAGCGACTCGAGCAGCGGACGCGATACGATCTCGAAATGATGCGCGAAGTCGGATTTTGCTCCGGCATCGAGAACTACTCGGGACCGCTGACGTTCCGCCCGAGAGGCGCGACGCCGTACACGCTGTTCGACTACTTCCCGGACGATATGCTCATCGTCATGGACGAGTCGCACGTGTCGCTGCCGCAGGTGCGCAGTATGTACAACGGCGACCGGGCGCGGAAAGAAGTGCTCGTCGATCACGGCTTCCGTCTGCCTTCGGCGCTCGACAACCGGCCGCTCAAGTTCGAAGAGTTCGAGGAGAAGATCAAGCAGATCATCTTCGTTTCGGCGACGCCGGGACCTTACGAGCTGGAGCATTGCCCGGAAGTGGTCGAGCAAATCATCCGTCCGACGGGCCTCGTCGATCCGATCATCGAGGTGCGTCCGACGAAAGGACAAATCGACGATCTGATCGGAGAAATTCGCGACCGGATCGCGAAAGACGAGCGCGTGCTCGTAACGACGCTCACGAAGAAGATGTCCGAAGATTTGACGGACTACATGAAAGAAATCGGCATCAAGGTGCGCTACTTGCACTCCGATATCAAAACGCTGGAACGGATGCAGATTTTGAGAGATTTGCGCCTCGGCGTATTCCACGTGCTGATCGGGATCAACCTGCTCAGGGAAGGTCTCGACTTGCCGGAGGTGTCGCTCGTCGCGATTCTCGACGCCGACAAAGAAGGCTTCCTGCGCGCGGAGCGGTCGCTCATTCAGACGATCGGCCGGGCGGCGCGGAACGCCGACGGGCGCGTCATCATGTACGGCGACAAGATTACCGATTCGATGGCGAAGGCCATCCAAGAGACGGAACGCCGCCGGACGATCCAACTCGCGTACAACGAGAAGCACGGCATTACGCCGCAGACGATCCGCAAAAAGGTGCGCGACGTCATCGAAGCGACCAAAGTGGCCGAGACGAAGTCGAATTACCTCGCCGAAGTCAAAACGGAGAAAATGTCGAAGAAGGACCGCGCGGCGGTTATCGAGCGTCTCGAGCAAGAAATGAAGCAAGCGGCGAAGGACTTGCAGTTCGAAAGGGCGGCGGAGCTGCGCGACGCGATTTTGGAGTTGAAGGCGCAGGGGTAG